In Variovorax paradoxus, a single genomic region encodes these proteins:
- a CDS encoding agmatine deiminase family protein, which produces MTTRRALMGLGGLGLMSGMLSACGGGGGGGSQAPFPMPAPTPSNTPAPPPSQAADPWQMPDESAPHRAVWMAFAARESVWTAPMRQPVQQALARIANAISVYEPVKMLVGADDFATARQLCGSNVQLIVHELDDLWMRDTGCVFVRNTRGDRAAVSFNFNGWGNKQPHARDAIVAARMAELSGVPLLRSRLVMEGGGIEVDGQGTAIITESCVLNGNRNPGVSKADAEAELKRLLGLEKIIWLPGIANRDITDGHTDFYARFLKPGVVVAALENDEKSFDHAVTRRHLELLRTATDARGRPLRIVTLETPSQVRPEFARKDFAAGYVNFLITDKALFLPEFGDAVADAAARNALAAQLPSHQIVQLNIDAIAAGGGGIHCTTQQEPA; this is translated from the coding sequence ATGACAACTCGACGCGCCCTGATGGGCCTTGGCGGCCTCGGCCTGATGAGCGGAATGCTCAGTGCATGCGGCGGTGGTGGTGGCGGCGGCTCGCAGGCCCCCTTTCCCATGCCGGCCCCGACACCTTCCAACACGCCTGCCCCTCCGCCTTCCCAAGCAGCGGACCCCTGGCAGATGCCCGACGAAAGCGCCCCGCACCGCGCCGTCTGGATGGCCTTTGCCGCACGCGAGTCCGTATGGACCGCGCCCATGCGCCAGCCGGTGCAACAGGCCCTGGCGCGCATCGCCAACGCCATCAGCGTCTACGAGCCGGTGAAGATGCTGGTGGGCGCCGACGACTTCGCCACGGCCCGGCAGCTCTGCGGCTCCAACGTGCAGTTGATCGTCCATGAGCTCGACGACCTCTGGATGCGCGACACCGGCTGCGTCTTCGTGCGCAACACCCGTGGCGACCGGGCCGCGGTGAGCTTCAATTTCAACGGCTGGGGCAACAAGCAGCCGCATGCACGCGACGCTATCGTGGCCGCGCGCATGGCGGAACTGAGCGGCGTGCCGCTGCTGCGCAGTCGCCTCGTGATGGAGGGCGGCGGCATCGAGGTCGACGGGCAAGGCACGGCCATCATCACCGAGAGCTGCGTGCTCAACGGCAACCGCAACCCCGGCGTCAGCAAGGCCGACGCCGAGGCGGAGCTCAAGCGCCTGCTGGGCCTGGAAAAGATCATCTGGTTGCCCGGCATCGCCAACCGCGACATCACCGACGGCCACACCGATTTCTACGCCCGCTTCCTCAAGCCCGGCGTGGTCGTCGCGGCGCTGGAGAACGACGAAAAATCGTTCGACCACGCGGTGACACGGCGCCACCTGGAACTGCTGCGCACCGCGACCGATGCGCGCGGCCGCCCGCTGCGGATCGTCACGCTCGAAACGCCGAGCCAGGTGCGCCCCGAGTTCGCGCGCAAGGACTTCGCCGCCGGCTACGTGAACTTCCTGATCACCGACAAGGCCCTGTTCCTGCCCGAATTCGGCGATGCTGTCGCCGACGCGGCGGCCCGCAATGCGCTGGCGGCGCAATTGCCCAGCCATCAGATCGTGCAGCTGAACATCGACGCCATCGCCGCTGGCGGCGGCGGCATCCATTGCACGACGCAGCAGGAACCGGCATGA
- a CDS encoding agmatine deiminase family protein, with protein MGLAPLALAAPSMAAAESWHMPDEGDPHRATWMSFGPSEEVWGRRLLKPAREHLAGIARTIAAFEPVRMLVNEEDHDLAARLCGNKVELEVQPVDDLWMRDTGPVFVRNAGGQWAGVDFNFNGWGRKQAHERDAEVAEYVTDAAEVQRLRTRLVLEGGGIEVDGAGTAIITESCVLNANRNPGLNKEACEAELKRLLGLRKIIWLPGIAGRDITDGHTDFYARFASPGVVVAGLDEDPGSYDRAVTRRHLEILKQATDAHGQKLRVEVLKGPESVRKKLETPEFAAGYINFYVCNGAVIAPQFGDARADANARSLLRELFPKREVVQLDIDGIAAGGGGIHCTTQQQPR; from the coding sequence ATGGGCCTCGCGCCCCTGGCTTTGGCAGCGCCGTCGATGGCCGCAGCCGAGTCGTGGCACATGCCCGACGAAGGCGACCCGCATCGCGCCACCTGGATGTCTTTCGGCCCCAGTGAAGAAGTCTGGGGCCGGCGCCTGCTGAAACCGGCACGCGAGCACCTGGCCGGCATCGCGCGCACCATCGCGGCCTTCGAGCCGGTGCGCATGCTGGTCAACGAGGAAGATCACGACCTGGCGGCCCGACTGTGCGGCAACAAGGTCGAACTCGAAGTGCAACCGGTCGACGACCTCTGGATGCGCGACACCGGCCCGGTGTTCGTGCGCAATGCCGGGGGCCAATGGGCCGGCGTGGATTTCAACTTCAACGGCTGGGGCCGCAAGCAGGCCCACGAGCGTGACGCCGAGGTGGCCGAGTACGTGACGGACGCTGCCGAGGTGCAGCGGCTGCGCACCCGGCTCGTGCTGGAAGGCGGCGGCATCGAGGTCGACGGCGCGGGTACGGCCATCATCACCGAGAGCTGCGTGCTCAATGCCAACCGCAACCCCGGCCTGAACAAGGAAGCCTGCGAAGCCGAACTCAAGCGACTGCTGGGCTTGCGCAAGATCATCTGGCTGCCGGGCATTGCCGGGCGCGACATCACCGACGGCCACACCGATTTCTACGCCCGCTTCGCCTCGCCCGGCGTGGTGGTGGCAGGCCTCGACGAAGACCCCGGCTCCTACGACCGCGCCGTGACCCGGCGGCACCTGGAGATCCTGAAGCAGGCCACCGACGCACACGGCCAGAAGCTGCGCGTGGAGGTGCTCAAGGGGCCGGAGTCGGTGCGAAAGAAGCTGGAGACGCCCGAGTTCGCGGCGGGCTACATCAACTTCTACGTGTGCAATGGCGCTGTGATCGCACCGCAGTTCGGCGATGCGCGGGCCGATGCCAATGCGCGCTCATTGCTGCGGGAGCTGTTCCCGAAGCGCGAGGTGGTTCAGCTCGACATCGACGGGATTGCCGCGGGCGGCGGCGGCATCCACTGCACGACGCAGCAGCAGCCGCGCTGA
- a CDS encoding ankyrin repeat domain-containing protein yields MKNYFKKSIYLIVIAASFAAHAGSFEDFFRAVRGDNASGVRSLLQRGFDPNTLDEHGQTGLLIALREPSPKVIKVLIDAPQTNVDIASPKDETPLMLAAIKGQQDVVAQLLKRDAAVNKTGWTPLHYAATSGQIAIMKVLLENFAFIDAQSPNGTTPLMMAAMYGSNDAVKLLLDEGADTTMKNQLGMTAVDFANKANRAEAASMITAAAGARANAAKAVPKDGKW; encoded by the coding sequence ATGAAAAACTACTTCAAGAAATCGATTTATCTCATTGTCATTGCTGCATCTTTTGCGGCGCATGCCGGTTCTTTCGAAGACTTCTTCCGGGCCGTGCGCGGCGACAACGCCAGCGGCGTGCGCAGCCTGCTGCAGCGCGGCTTCGACCCCAACACGCTGGACGAACACGGCCAGACCGGCCTGCTCATCGCGTTGCGCGAGCCCTCGCCGAAGGTCATCAAGGTGCTGATCGACGCGCCGCAGACCAACGTGGACATCGCCAGCCCCAAGGACGAAACCCCGCTGATGCTGGCGGCGATCAAGGGCCAGCAGGACGTGGTCGCGCAACTGCTCAAGCGCGACGCCGCCGTCAACAAGACAGGCTGGACGCCGCTGCACTACGCCGCTACCAGCGGCCAGATCGCGATCATGAAAGTGCTGCTCGAGAACTTTGCGTTCATCGACGCACAGTCACCCAACGGCACCACGCCGCTGATGATGGCGGCCATGTACGGCTCCAACGACGCGGTGAAGCTGCTGCTGGACGAGGGCGCGGACACGACCATGAAGAACCAGCTGGGCATGACGGCCGTCGATTTCGCGAACAAGGCGAACCGCGCGGAAGCCGCTTCGATGATCACCGCGGCTGCCGGCGCGCGAGCCAATGCGGCCAAGGCCGTGCCCAAGGACGGCAAGTGGTAA
- a CDS encoding TatD family hydrolase translates to MFTDSHCHLTFPEFADQMPQIRAAMAAAQVDRALCICTKLEEFDDVQALAASYDNFWASVGVHPDNEDIAEPTVEDLVRLSARPRVVAIGETGLDYYQMEERKGGRSISDMEWQRDRFRVHIRAAQQTRKPLVIHTREASADTLAILKEEGEDGAGKAAGGVFHCFTETAEVARAALDLGFYISFSGILTFKKAQDLRDVAAFVPLDRMLIETDSPYLAPVPYRGKTNNPSYVPYVAQQIAELRKLPVEAVAKATSDNFETLFREVKS, encoded by the coding sequence ATGTTCACAGACTCCCACTGCCACCTCACGTTTCCCGAATTCGCGGACCAGATGCCGCAGATCCGCGCCGCCATGGCCGCCGCGCAGGTCGATCGGGCCCTGTGCATCTGCACCAAGCTCGAGGAATTCGACGACGTGCAGGCGCTGGCCGCCAGCTACGACAACTTCTGGGCCAGCGTGGGCGTGCACCCCGACAACGAGGACATCGCCGAGCCCACGGTCGAAGACCTGGTGCGGCTGTCGGCCCGCCCGCGCGTGGTGGCCATCGGCGAAACCGGCCTCGACTACTACCAGATGGAAGAGCGCAAGGGCGGCCGCAGCATCTCTGACATGGAATGGCAGCGCGACCGCTTCCGCGTGCACATCCGCGCCGCGCAGCAGACGCGCAAGCCGCTGGTGATCCACACCCGCGAGGCCTCGGCCGACACGCTGGCCATCCTCAAGGAAGAGGGCGAGGACGGCGCCGGCAAGGCGGCCGGCGGCGTGTTCCATTGCTTCACCGAAACCGCCGAGGTGGCGCGCGCGGCGCTCGACCTGGGTTTCTACATTTCGTTTTCCGGCATCCTGACCTTCAAGAAGGCGCAGGACCTGCGCGACGTGGCTGCCTTCGTGCCGCTCGACCGCATGCTGATCGAGACCGACAGCCCGTACCTCGCGCCGGTGCCTTACCGCGGCAAGACCAACAATCCGTCGTACGTGCCCTATGTGGCGCAGCAGATCGCCGAGCTGCGCAAGCTGCCGGTGGAAGCCGTCGCCAAGGCCACGAGCGACAACTTCGAAACATTGTTCAGGGAAGTCAAATCATGA
- a CDS encoding PilZ domain-containing protein yields the protein MNQPANPASPAAAPVPARPSVIQLAIKEKGALYAAYIPLFAEGGIFIPTSREYRLGDDVYVLLTLPEDPQRYPVAGKVAWITPPRAAGNRAPGVGIRFPSDEKSRQLKARIEAALGGSMASDRPTQTI from the coding sequence ATGAACCAACCCGCCAACCCCGCTTCGCCCGCAGCAGCCCCCGTACCGGCACGGCCGAGCGTCATCCAGCTCGCCATCAAGGAGAAGGGCGCGCTGTATGCGGCCTACATCCCGCTGTTCGCGGAAGGCGGCATCTTCATCCCGACCTCGCGCGAATACCGTCTGGGCGACGACGTCTACGTGCTGCTCACGCTGCCCGAAGACCCGCAGCGCTATCCGGTGGCCGGCAAGGTGGCCTGGATCACGCCGCCGCGTGCCGCCGGCAACCGGGCGCCGGGCGTGGGCATCCGTTTTCCTTCCGACGAGAAGTCGCGCCAGCTCAAGGCGCGCATCGAAGCGGCGCTGGGCGGCTCCATGGCCTCCGACCGCCCGACACAGACCATTTGA
- a CDS encoding DNA polymerase III subunit delta', with the protein MSAQALSPWLRRPLAELLRQRGHAWLLQGPSGIGQYELALALASAWLCEQPTAEGTACGHCASCHAIEVRTHADLCVLMPEVAMQELGWPLDEKAQADIDDKKRKASREIRVEAMRDAVGFAQRTSARGRGKVVLVYPAERMNTITANALLKTLEEPVGDVRFVLASEAAWQLLPTIRSRCLGFTLPWPETAEAEAWLAAQDVPAADAAALLRAAGGRPSDALRLARSGQSPKAWSLLPKAMSRGDVGALADHAPAQAVGALQKLCHDLMAVGNGAEPRFFDAADLPAAPSRLALARWSKSLASAARTAEHPFNAGLMLEALVSEARTTLNSAARRP; encoded by the coding sequence ATGAGCGCCCAGGCACTGTCCCCCTGGCTGCGCCGGCCGCTGGCCGAGCTGCTTCGCCAGCGCGGTCACGCATGGCTGCTGCAGGGGCCGTCGGGCATCGGCCAGTACGAACTGGCCCTGGCGCTGGCCTCCGCATGGCTGTGCGAGCAGCCGACAGCCGAAGGCACAGCCTGCGGCCATTGCGCGAGTTGCCATGCCATCGAGGTTCGCACTCATGCCGACCTGTGCGTGCTGATGCCCGAAGTCGCGATGCAGGAACTCGGCTGGCCGCTCGACGAAAAGGCCCAGGCCGACATCGACGACAAGAAGCGCAAGGCCAGCCGGGAAATACGTGTCGAAGCAATGCGCGACGCGGTCGGCTTCGCCCAGCGCACCAGCGCGCGCGGACGCGGCAAGGTGGTACTGGTGTATCCGGCCGAGCGCATGAACACCATCACCGCCAATGCGCTGCTCAAGACGCTCGAGGAGCCCGTGGGCGACGTGCGTTTCGTGCTCGCCAGCGAGGCCGCTTGGCAGTTGCTGCCGACCATCCGCAGCCGCTGCCTGGGCTTCACGCTGCCTTGGCCCGAGACCGCCGAGGCCGAAGCCTGGCTCGCCGCGCAGGATGTGCCCGCCGCCGATGCCGCGGCACTGCTGCGCGCGGCCGGCGGCAGGCCGAGCGATGCCCTGAGGCTGGCCCGCTCCGGCCAGTCGCCCAAGGCTTGGTCGCTGCTGCCCAAGGCCATGTCGCGCGGCGACGTGGGCGCGCTGGCCGACCACGCGCCCGCCCAGGCCGTGGGCGCGCTGCAGAAGCTCTGCCACGACCTGATGGCGGTCGGCAACGGCGCCGAACCCCGGTTCTTCGATGCCGCCGACCTGCCGGCGGCGCCTTCCAGGCTGGCGCTGGCGCGCTGGTCGAAGTCGCTGGCCAGTGCCGCCAGGACGGCGGAACACCCGTTCAATGCCGGCCTCATGCTCGAAGCGCTTGTGAGCGAGGCGCGAACGACCCTAAACTCTGCCGCTCGTCGCCCATGA
- the tmk gene encoding dTMP kinase, protein MSEQGLFLTLEGIDGAGKSSHLDALEALFKAQGRAVVRTREPGGTPLAETLRGLILEQPMDPLTESLLVFAARRDHVAHVIEPALARGDVVLCDRFTDATFAYQGAGRGFDAAVLSTLEQWVQAGRAGLPASTLLQPRITLWFDLAPEIAAQRLAGARVPDKFEAQPVEFFRRVAQGYAARAAADAARFVRIDASQARDQVWQQVETALLARGVLQPLGGAAR, encoded by the coding sequence ATGAGCGAGCAAGGTCTGTTTCTGACGCTGGAAGGCATCGACGGCGCGGGCAAGTCGAGCCATCTCGACGCGCTGGAGGCGCTGTTCAAGGCCCAGGGCCGCGCGGTCGTGCGCACGCGCGAGCCCGGCGGCACGCCGCTGGCCGAAACACTGCGCGGCCTGATCCTGGAACAGCCGATGGACCCGCTGACCGAATCGCTGCTGGTGTTCGCGGCGCGGCGCGACCATGTGGCGCACGTCATCGAGCCGGCGCTGGCGCGTGGCGACGTGGTGCTTTGCGACCGATTCACCGACGCCACCTTCGCCTATCAGGGCGCGGGGCGCGGCTTCGATGCGGCCGTGCTGTCGACGCTCGAGCAATGGGTGCAGGCGGGGAGGGCGGGGCTGCCCGCGTCCACGCTGCTGCAGCCGCGGATCACGCTCTGGTTCGACCTGGCGCCCGAGATCGCCGCGCAGCGGCTGGCCGGCGCGCGCGTGCCGGACAAGTTCGAGGCCCAGCCGGTCGAATTCTTCCGCCGCGTGGCGCAGGGCTATGCGGCCCGTGCCGCCGCCGACGCGGCGCGCTTCGTGCGCATCGACGCCAGCCAGGCGCGCGACCAGGTCTGGCAGCAGGTCGAGACCGCGCTGCTGGCGCGCGGCGTGCTGCAACCGCTGGGCGGGGCTGCACGATGA
- the mltG gene encoding endolytic transglycosylase MltG has product MRSFFLTLFLLAALAALALGGAGLWWVHQPLKLPAPSVDLSVEPGTTPRGIAQAVADTGVDVQPQLLYLWFRVSGQDRQMRAGSYELERGVTPKLLLNILVRGEEATRSVVLVEGWNIRQVRAALAKADQLKPDSVGLTDEALMTRLGRPGVHPEGRFFPDTYTYSKGSTDVALLQRAMRAMDKKLEAAWAARASDLPLKSADEALILASIVEKETGKANDRAEIAAVFANRLRIGMPLQTDPTVIYGMGTAFDGNLRKKDLQTDTPWNTYTRGGLPPTPISMPGKAALLAAVQPAQSKSLYFVSRGDGTSQFSNSLDDHNRAVNRYQRGGGDPKPKATQ; this is encoded by the coding sequence GTGCGCAGCTTTTTCCTCACGCTTTTCCTGCTTGCCGCCCTGGCCGCGCTTGCGCTCGGCGGCGCCGGCCTCTGGTGGGTGCACCAGCCGCTCAAGCTGCCAGCGCCCAGCGTCGACCTGTCCGTCGAGCCCGGCACCACGCCGCGCGGCATCGCGCAGGCAGTGGCCGATACCGGTGTCGACGTGCAGCCGCAACTGCTCTATCTCTGGTTCCGCGTGTCGGGCCAAGACCGCCAGATGCGCGCCGGCAGCTACGAGCTGGAGCGCGGCGTCACGCCCAAGCTGCTGCTCAATATCCTGGTGCGCGGCGAGGAAGCCACGCGCAGCGTGGTGCTGGTCGAAGGCTGGAACATCCGCCAGGTGCGCGCCGCGCTGGCCAAGGCCGACCAGCTCAAGCCCGACAGCGTCGGCCTGACCGACGAGGCGCTCATGACCAGGCTCGGCAGGCCGGGCGTTCACCCCGAAGGCCGCTTCTTCCCTGACACCTACACCTATTCGAAGGGTTCGACCGACGTCGCCCTGCTGCAGCGCGCGATGCGGGCCATGGACAAGAAGCTGGAAGCCGCCTGGGCCGCCCGCGCCTCCGATCTGCCGCTCAAGTCGGCAGACGAGGCGCTGATCCTGGCCAGCATTGTCGAAAAGGAGACAGGCAAGGCCAACGACCGCGCGGAAATCGCGGCCGTCTTCGCCAATCGCCTGCGCATCGGCATGCCGCTGCAGACCGACCCGACTGTCATCTACGGCATGGGCACCGCCTTCGACGGCAACCTGCGCAAGAAAGACCTGCAGACCGACACGCCCTGGAACACCTACACCCGCGGCGGCCTGCCGCCCACGCCGATTTCCATGCCCGGCAAGGCGGCGCTGCTGGCGGCCGTGCAGCCGGCGCAAAGCAAATCGCTGTATTTCGTCTCGCGCGGCGACGGCACCAGCCAGTTCAGCAACTCGCTCGACGACCACAACCGCGCGGTCAATCGCTACCAGCGCGGCGGTGGCGATCCCAAACCCAAGGCAACCCAATGA
- a CDS encoding YgfZ/GcvT domain-containing protein, whose translation MTTVVLNGVTALSPAGHLGVIRAEGPDAASFLHGQLTQDFSLLGAADARLAALCTAKGRVIASFIGIKPQAELILLVCSRDILAATLKRLSMFVLRAKVKLTDATDRFALYGLAGTALTGNGLDASLPPGKRISVGDDVSVVSLYPADGVPRALWIAPAGQPAPVGPALDDSLWQWSEVRSGIVTLTTPVIDAFVPQMINYESVGGVNFKKGCYPGQEVVARSQFRGTLKRRAYLVQADAPVSAGQEVFAANDAEQPVGTVAQAAPAPGGGWAALVSMQIAALEAGDLRAGTADGPALAVEPLPYPLLEDI comes from the coding sequence ATGACCACTGTCGTTCTCAATGGCGTGACCGCCCTCTCCCCCGCCGGCCACCTCGGCGTGATCCGCGCCGAGGGCCCCGATGCCGCCAGTTTCCTTCACGGCCAGCTCACGCAGGACTTCTCCCTGCTCGGCGCCGCCGACGCCCGGCTGGCTGCCCTGTGCACTGCCAAGGGCCGTGTGATCGCGAGTTTCATCGGAATCAAGCCGCAAGCCGAGCTGATTCTTCTGGTGTGCAGCCGCGACATCCTCGCCGCCACCCTCAAGCGCCTGTCGATGTTCGTGCTGCGCGCCAAGGTCAAGCTGACCGACGCCACCGACCGGTTCGCGCTCTACGGCCTGGCCGGCACCGCGCTGACTGGCAACGGCCTCGATGCCTCGCTGCCGCCCGGCAAGCGCATATCCGTTGGCGACGACGTGAGCGTGGTGTCGCTCTACCCGGCCGACGGCGTGCCGCGTGCGTTGTGGATCGCCCCGGCCGGCCAGCCTGCGCCAGTCGGCCCTGCGCTCGACGACAGCCTCTGGCAGTGGAGCGAGGTGCGTAGCGGCATCGTCACCTTGACCACCCCCGTCATCGACGCCTTCGTGCCCCAGATGATCAATTACGAGTCGGTGGGCGGCGTCAACTTCAAGAAGGGCTGCTACCCCGGCCAGGAAGTGGTGGCGCGCAGCCAGTTCCGCGGCACGCTGAAGCGCCGTGCCTACCTCGTGCAGGCCGATGCGCCCGTGAGCGCCGGCCAGGAAGTGTTCGCGGCCAACGATGCAGAACAACCCGTGGGCACCGTGGCGCAGGCAGCGCCCGCGCCCGGCGGCGGCTGGGCGGCGCTGGTGTCGATGCAGATCGCGGCGCTTGAGGCCGGTGACCTGCGCGCGGGTACGGCCGACGGGCCGGCGCTGGCTGTAGAGCCGCTGCCCTACCCGCTGCTCGAAGACATCTGA
- a CDS encoding YbgC/FadM family acyl-CoA thioesterase has product MSETATHRKNFRFFHRLRVRWAEVDMQKIVFNAHYLMYFDTAISDYWRALALPYEESMHSLAGDLYVRKATIDFRASARMDDMLDVGMRCARIGNSSMVFEGGLFRQDQFLVGCELVYVFADPATQTSKPVPEKLRSLLAGYEAGEPMRTVETGDWATLGESAGALRRAVFVEEQNIPESLEWDEHDAKVLHAVARNRLGQVIATGRLLHAEDGVSHIGRMAVHRNLRSGGHGAAVMQALEEAARARGDRVVALNAQRSAERFYARLGYVSHGDGFEEAGIPHIEMRRTLG; this is encoded by the coding sequence ATGAGCGAGACAGCCACCCACCGCAAGAATTTCCGTTTCTTCCACCGCCTGCGCGTGCGCTGGGCCGAGGTCGACATGCAGAAGATCGTGTTCAACGCGCACTACCTGATGTATTTCGACACGGCCATCTCCGACTACTGGCGCGCGCTCGCGCTGCCGTACGAGGAATCCATGCACTCGCTGGCCGGCGACCTCTACGTGCGCAAGGCGACGATCGACTTCCGCGCGTCTGCCCGCATGGACGACATGCTCGACGTGGGCATGCGCTGCGCGCGCATCGGCAATTCGTCGATGGTGTTCGAGGGCGGCCTGTTCCGGCAGGACCAGTTCCTGGTCGGCTGCGAGTTGGTGTACGTGTTCGCGGACCCGGCCACGCAAACTTCCAAGCCGGTGCCCGAGAAACTGCGCAGCCTGCTCGCCGGCTACGAAGCCGGTGAGCCGATGCGCACGGTGGAGACGGGCGACTGGGCCACGCTGGGCGAATCGGCCGGTGCGTTGCGGCGCGCGGTGTTCGTCGAGGAGCAGAACATTCCCGAATCGCTGGAGTGGGACGAACACGACGCGAAGGTGCTGCACGCGGTGGCGCGCAACCGGCTGGGGCAGGTCATCGCCACCGGCCGGCTGCTGCACGCCGAAGACGGTGTCTCGCACATCGGCCGCATGGCGGTCCACCGCAACCTGCGCAGCGGCGGACATGGCGCGGCGGTGATGCAGGCGCTCGAAGAAGCGGCCCGCGCGCGCGGCGACCGCGTGGTGGCGCTGAACGCACAGCGAAGCGCCGAGCGCTTCTATGCGCGACTCGGCTATGTGTCGCATGGCGACGGCTTCGAGGAAGCCGGCATTCCGCACATCGAGATGCGCCGCACGCTGGGCTGA
- a CDS encoding alpha/beta hydrolase, whose translation MTTTPPTTQAQKQQQQHPLTAKMASVVERMARAGHPTLDQLTPAEAKASYEKGAGVLEVPKPELARIEDFSIAARDGHAIPARLYAPSAEVLPVLVYFHGGGFTVGNIRTHDTLCRVLSLKSGCAVVSVDYRLAPAHKFPTASDDAWDAFQFIATQGASLGLDASRMAVAGDSAGGTLAAVCAIMARDAGLPLALQLLIYPGTTAHQDTASHLRHAHGPLLTKAMIDFFFAQYVRTPADRDDWRFAPLLADDVDGVAPAWIGLAECDAVVDEGIAYADKLRAAGVPVDLEIYRGVIHEFIKMGRAIPEALTAQDDAARAIKEALRP comes from the coding sequence ATGACGACGACTCCCCCGACGACGCAGGCGCAAAAGCAGCAACAGCAACACCCGCTCACCGCCAAGATGGCCAGCGTGGTCGAGCGCATGGCCCGCGCCGGCCACCCCACGCTCGACCAGCTCACGCCCGCCGAGGCCAAGGCCTCCTATGAAAAAGGCGCGGGCGTGCTCGAAGTGCCCAAGCCCGAACTCGCTCGCATCGAAGACTTCAGCATCGCAGCGCGCGACGGCCATGCCATTCCCGCGCGGCTGTATGCGCCGTCGGCCGAGGTGCTGCCGGTGCTGGTCTACTTTCATGGCGGAGGCTTCACCGTCGGCAACATCCGCACGCACGACACGCTGTGCCGCGTGCTGAGCCTCAAGAGCGGCTGCGCGGTGGTGTCGGTCGACTACCGGCTCGCGCCCGCGCACAAGTTTCCGACCGCGTCCGACGATGCCTGGGACGCCTTCCAATTCATCGCCACTCAGGGCGCGAGCCTGGGCCTCGATGCGTCGCGCATGGCGGTGGCGGGCGACAGCGCGGGCGGCACGCTGGCCGCGGTCTGCGCCATCATGGCGCGCGACGCGGGCCTGCCGCTGGCGCTGCAACTGCTGATCTACCCCGGCACCACGGCTCATCAAGACACGGCCTCGCACCTGCGCCACGCACACGGTCCGCTGCTGACGAAGGCGATGATCGACTTCTTCTTCGCGCAATACGTTCGCACGCCGGCCGACCGCGACGACTGGCGCTTCGCGCCGCTGTTGGCCGACGATGTCGACGGCGTCGCGCCCGCATGGATCGGGCTGGCCGAGTGCGATGCCGTGGTCGACGAAGGCATCGCCTACGCCGACAAGCTGCGCGCCGCGGGCGTGCCGGTCGACCTGGAGATCTACCGGGGCGTGATCCACGAATTCATCAAGATGGGACGCGCGATCCCGGAGGCGCTGACGGCGCAGGACGACGCGGCCCGGGCCATCAAGGAAGCACTGAGACCATGA